The sequence below is a genomic window from Ipomoea triloba cultivar NCNSP0323 chromosome 10, ASM357664v1.
TAGTTCATTTTGTTTGGTGTTTATGGACCCATACATACATGTGTTGAGTTAATTGGAACAGGCTTTTCTTCTCTTACCATCTACTTgtatttgtttactttttacggagtagtaaatatttcaatttagaTTCCAACAGTGCAAAAGAAAGATTGTGTTGCTTTGTCATTGGCATTGGAGATAAGAGTAATGCTAGAGAtctctaatatttttttctctaatcAATACTTCTATTTTTAGCCAATCAATTCATGATATCCAATGAACGAAAATTATACCCAAGAGGAAAAATTAAAGAGGGAAAGAAAGCATTttccatttaataattatccCTTCTGTCTCATAAATTTATGTGTTGTGTTTGGTACACGAAGTTTGACTGAAATTAATTACGtagtacaatttaatttttcataatattaagtttagaattggtatgtgaaatttatatatttagaaaaaattacataaaaatactatcaaacacaaaaataattgaatttaaaaattataagtaaatattaataaaaacaaacaaagaggaacaaattaaaaatatgacaaataaaatgaaacacagtatattttatcaaaatttttataactaaaacaatttctatttaaaattgtctaaaataaaaattaaaaaacctcTAAAATGTTGTTTCCTTCgtaaattaacaaaaaatacgTCCAACTTTTATTGGTTGTCTTCTCTCAATGACTCGAGATTTTGGAGAGGTGGTTTAGTTTGGGTTAAGTGGTCAACGGATTGCTACTTGCTTATATCATTCAGATATGAAaccaaataaaaagtaaaaatctaGGGGAGTGAGGTAAACGAAGAGTATATGTATGAAGCTATCATGGGAAAGGAACATAAAGAGCATTCCTAACCCTCGAAATGATTCAAGAGAGAACCGAATCTCTCATAATATTTGCCAGTAAAATTGAACCGGAAGGCGACTGTGTACACCTCCATCCAGTTACACAACAGGCAGTATTCCCTAACATTCTAATGCAAAAACAAGCAAAAATTGTAACAAAAGATCATAACGTTGTAATCAAACTTGTATTAGTATTGCAATGAAAACAAATATCCTCTAAGAATCAATAAAAGATAAATTCCTAAGGCAGGCATCAAAATTTCGACAAAATCCAGTAAATGAAACACTTAGGAATGTCTAGAAAACAACTGACAATTGTAACACTACCAAACCGAAGGGAATACTTAAGCCTTGAGACGACCATAGACTTTCTGCTTCTCCTGTGTTGTCTGGAAGCGACCATGTCCAAACTTTGATGAAGTGTCAATGAACTTGAGCTTAATCTCCTCAAGAGCAACCCGAGAGGTCTGGTTGAGCAGAGTTTGACGAAGGGTAACCACTCTTTTCTTAGGGCCAACACAGCATCCCTTGATCAAGATGTAGTCGTCCTTCACCACACCATAGTGAGGAAAACCACCCATGGGAGTGATGTCTTTCTCAGTCCTGTATCATAACAGAAAATTGTAAGCATTGCAGGGGAATAACAAACAGAGTAAAATAGTCTGGTTCTAGTGTAATAACCTGTCAAACTCAGTTAAGGCTGCATGCGACTCTTGTCCCGCCTTGCCAAGCTTATAAATCTTCTTGTTCATCTCAGTTCGGTGATGGTATCCATTTTGACCAGCACGAGCAACTGTGAATGAAACTCTAGCTGGATGCCAGGCACCAATACAAGCAACTTTACGAAGACCTCTATGAGTTTTACGTGGAAGACGAGTGACACCCCATCGAGTCACAACACCTTCATAACCCTTACCCTTGGTGACACCAATGATATCAATCATCTCATCCTTCTGGAAAACAGCATCGACTGGCACATGCTTCTCAAAGAAACCATATGCATAGTCAACCTTCTGTGCAATTGTACCTCCGTTAACCTGGATCTCCATCAAATGAGCTTTCTTCTGCTTCAGCCCCTTCATTTTCCTTATCTGCACAAGATAATATTAATAGAAAATAGTTTATCATGAGAACGTTTATAAAGCTACGGGTGTATACTAAAAGCAAATGGCATAGTTAATATAACACTCTCactaaaaaaaagttgaatggAGTTGTTTCATGTTTGACAATATTGAGAATGAGTACCTGGGTGTGAACCAACACACGAATGACACATgcatatttcttcatcttctcaagCTGTGCTTCAATATCCTTCTTCCCATCCTCAGATTCAAATTTCTTTGAATACTTGGTAAAAGCCTTTTTCTTGGACTTGCACCAGTTCTTGTAAAATCTCCTTCTAACCTCCTCACTCAGATGCTGAGCCCAAACTGTGTTGAGGCAACGAAGGCCACGAGGTGTCTTCACATAGCCAACAACTCCAACAACTACAATTGGAGGTGTCTCAATGATTGTCACAGCCTCACATGTCTCCTTCTTGTGAAGTTCTGCAATGAGATGGAGATATTAGAAGATTGCCACATGTACAAATATCACaatgttaaataaaaaattatagccATATTGGTTGATCTGAAGTATCAAGACTTTAATGAACTAGATtgaaaactattaaaataatacatatatatatattaagtgaTTTATCAGATGATAACTATAGTACAATAATAGAAAAAAATCAGAGATAAATGATAAACTCCATCCAAAAGGAGAtgagtaataattatttttacaaataatcaaatacatagaATATAAGCATATGGAACTTACTGGATCCAGGCTTCTCTACTTCTCTGACAATGTGAGTCATTCCAGCTTTGTATCCCAAGAATGCTGTCAGCCTGCATGGTTTGGAGGCATCATCCTTGGGAAATGCCTTCACTGCAAGTTATACAGATCATCAATTTCACAAAAAGAGAAACTTAAACGCTTCAAATCCATTGATTTAACAAGCATAGGCAGTGGTATGTATATAGTTTTTTTCCCCCAAGGTTTGCTAAAACATTCCCTCATTgagaaaaacattttttttttgaaaatttatatccAATTTCTTCGTAAAAATATCCCAGTCGCATACAGCAACAACAAAAAATCACCTAAACTATAGAGgcaataccaaaaaaaaaaaataataataataataataataaattaaacataagTTCTCAAggaaaatgtattaaaaatctGAGAAAATCAttaacaataaaacaaaaataaaataaactgcTTACCCTTTCCCCTTTGGCGAGAAGCACGCTTTCTGGGAAGAAAGCCGAGTGAGCCATGCCTTGGGTGCTCAAACTTCCTGTGCGACATCCTTCTCCTCCTCCAAACTCTGCAATCCAAAGCACACTCGCGTAAATTAACAGCCAAAAAATCATAACTTCTCAATTAATACACAGAAGAAGtgcattttaaaaaaactgCGTGATTTCATTAAGTGAGGATGAGATGAGAGAAGCAGGGGAGAACCATAACCTGCTAGGGAGCTTCAAGCTTCACACAACCGGGAGTAAAACCCTAGATAACCTACTGAGATTTATATACAGTTGGAAAATCACAGGCTTAGTTTATGATTATTTGTATACGAAACTCATATAGATGCAACTCCAAGGCCCAATTATTATGGGCTATTACCCATAATCGGCCCAATAATAGACTGAAGTGGTAGCTGGGCTCATAAGCGCCCTAAAGGCTGAAGGAGTAGCCGCAGCAATTTCGATGTATCTCACGGACTGACGGACCTCATCGATggatgatttttaattttttataactaATTTATATACCATTAAACTGGATTATTGTTACCAATATTTCATTGTAAAGCTGGATATATTTGTAAAAGAAATGAGGAAATTATTATGTAGATATGTACAGTTGATAAAccgaaaaagagagaagaacaAGGGGATAATACTCAAATCAGTGGTGAAAGAGCTTGCAGATTTCAGTACAGTATGATATCTGTACAAGCTAACTGGCTTTGTATCTGAATAACCTTGCAGATTTCAGTAACATTTTGAAGCTAAAATGAGGCAGgggaaatttttatattaaaaaaaaatagagagaagATTAACAAGCCGTGATATGGGAGGTATAGATGTAGCCACGGGGGAGTCTGGCGTGGGCTGATTCATCTGCAGCTGGGCAATCAGCAATCTTCGCATCCGAAGGACCGAGACTTTTCGGTACAGTTTCCATGATTCCGGTTAGATCCTCAGGAGAAACCACTGGGATATACCTATGAAGTTCAGCGTTTTCAACCAATAAAGCCTTTTGCCTGTATCGGTGGTCCTGCGTGATAGCTGGAGACGGAGGAAAAATAACGTCAACCATTGGATCGTCGTTCTCAGAGAATTCCGGCTCCGGTGGTTCGAGTTCAGTTCCCGGAGAGAAAGATGGAGCATGTGATGTATCCGTCCACATGCTAAATGTCTGTGCAACCTCAGGAGGCAAATATTCCATTGCCGGCGAATATGTCGGTGAAAATCCACCATGGAAGTAATTCTGAAGTGTCGTAGAAGACACCTTACGATAGCTTAGTGGGGCGGCGCTCGGAGGATCTATGAAATCGGATAAATCTCTAGATGGAGATGACGTCAATTTGTGATTTCCAGTCGGAGAGTGATCAAATGAATTATCATCTGATATATTCTTCGACGGCAGTGGCCTTTTTAAGCGATGTTTATCAGGCGAACGCGAACTGTCTTTAACGACTGTGAGATTGGCTTCTGAAGGAGGCGCGTGAGTTCGATTAATCACTGCCGTGAGATTGGCTTCTGAAGGAGGCGCGTGAGTTCGATTAATCACTGCCGTGAGATTGGCTTCTGAAGGAGGCGCGTGAGATCGATTAATCACTGACGGTTGACTCCTATGATCACTGCTGGGATCCTCGCTCTTCGGAGGCGATTCCGACCGCACCACCACTTGAGGAGCTGAGCCATGAGATCTACAGGTAAGAATGCCTCTCAAACCATGAACCGCAACGTTACGGCCATAGAACAGACCTGGCACGACGACGTCGACTCCATCGATGGTGATGACGTCACCAGAGTCTATAGATCGACGCCTATCGATACTAAGATCGTGATCCGCGGCGAGCGAACGGAGCTTGGAGCCGGCACGGAGCCTACGAAGGCCGAAGCTGGAGAGTCGTAGGGGGATGACGTGGCAACGGAGAGTGGCGGTGTAATCGGAGGCCGTATTAATCATATCGAGAGCGAAGAGAGACGAATCAGTCGGTGCGAAGAAAGTGAAAGACGATTGTCCTCCGTCAACGAGTTCGTACGAGAGGTCCGACGTAATAATGGCGTTGCTGAAGAGACTATAACCATTGCTTCTCAGTGCAGTCAACATGTTGTCCATCTCTCCCCTCTGGACGGCTGAGATGGCGTCGGTTTGCCATAACAGAAGGAACAGAGCGACGGAGACATATCGGAGGATCGACGCCATTGGAGGAGAAGCTTTGAATGCTTCAATTCGTTAAATTTTGGCGGGGTTTCAGTTATCCGATTGGGAGTTCTTATTCGATTGTTGAATTGTAAAATTGAGTAAGACGATTTGGGCCATAAATTAAATGGGCCTATCGAGGATAGCTTAATGGGCTCGAATACGCTGGAACACATTAGCCTAGAACATACCGGCGCACATTAGCCCTCAGGCCAGATGTATTCGGTTTGTCCCGTTCTTAGAAGCTTCGAGAAACGGACAAAAGGGGATTCTGACTTCTACCTACAAATTTAGTTCGCCATAAAGGTTGatcatttattcatttatccAAAAACAGCATACATCTTTATTACACTCCCGTATTTTGTTAGATAATATACTAACTTAATTGAGGCTTAATcaacttttaattattaaactaCTCCAATTTCTCTAACTCGAATCAACACTTTCGGTAAAAACCAACAATCTTATACTTGGCTTagtaaaaaatatacattttaatttttcttctttacatGTTGCATTGGTATTTGAACCTGCAATGTGAGACTAATCCGACTTAACATTGGTCAAGCACCATTCATATAACGCTGATGCATACATATGGATTCAAACCCCTTAATCATATGCTTAATGTTGCGTTAGTGATAGTGTATACATTTTGAGGGAAATCCGTATTTTGAGTGATGGTTTTATGACTTGGGGTAGTCATTGCgtaattgtattataatttctaATTCATTCTTCCATCGTCAATATTGACTGATCATGTCCAAAGTATTAACTGTGAAGTTCAAGTGCCATGCTTGCCTACTTGCTAGGTGGTACCGACTAGGTACATGTTGGGATTGTTGGGTATCCATTTGTGACCATATCTAGTAAAAATTATAAAGAGGTAAACCATCATAGGTTGCaacgactcaaaccaagaatgtAATAAATATGGAGAATCgaacttataagttataatcttataattatcaagtcaactATCTTACCAACTTAGTTGGGAGTTGCATtgacacaaataatatatatttttatgatcaATTTTTCAAGTTAACCATATGAGAAGAtattgagaataattaaactcgtgatatttaaatacaaaaattatgatatGCTCacctattacggagtattattgtttagatgaaaatataatacttattgttgatttataaaaatattaaattttgagaaaatggtcaaatatacCTCAAACTTTATGTAAGAAGTCAATTACGCCatcaaacttttgaaagttgaaattaaaaacattaacatgttaatttagtgcATCAATACCAATAACCCTAATAGTGACTTGCAATAGCAAGTCAGTAATGCATCGGTAGAGCTGTAACGAAGGCGTGACCAGCAAGTAGTCGGGAAAGGTGACCAAGCTGGTCGTCATCTCCGTCAATTGGAGAAGCTTCTCCAGTCGACGGAGACGGAGACCAAGTTGGCCGCTTTTTTCGACGACCTATTGGTTACGCTTTAGGCTGAATGTCACCGGAGTTCCGCTGGTGCATCATTCACTTGCTATTATAGATCATAATTAGTGTACGTTTTGGGCTTGATGTactaaattaatatgttaatatgtcctaattataattttcaaaagttCGATGATCTAATTGACTTCTGACATAAAAAGTTGAAAGGTGTATTTGatccattttcctttttttttttcttcaaaaagtaTTGTGGAGTACATGTTAAACTATTTCACACGAAGCCAAATTTGACTACATTTACTCTAAGCTTACCGCACCCGGGATTTCGGCAAGACCACCTTTGAGGCTTTGACTACATTTATTCTGAGCGAAACGCATCCGGAATCTCGgcgaggggggggggggggggctagGATGAGGCAAATGCAATGCACCCATCATTTAAACACAGAGGGAAACAGCTGAGAAGCTTGCAGATGTAACGCCCAAAGAATAAAGCATCTAATGACGACGGAGGAGGCAGAGATTTTGATGATTCCTCCACACACTCATTTACACGCTTCACCAACCAACGCTCCAAGACAAAACTACTCTCTAAAGGCATCCAATGCCCCTCTCCGCAACTAATTGGCAATAATAATTATGTAATAATCATGAATAGAAGATGGTAATGATATCATAATCCTTGACTTAGGTCACAGTTCGATTTTTGTCCAATATCATCTCAGTCGAGTCCATTGCATGAAGTATTTTTGGAACAGTTTATCTCTTACTGCAAGTTATTACATATGAATGGGGATCTATCCGGTACATACTCTTGAATAGTAATCTCGACTAGTCGGATTTCTCtcttcatataaaaaaaaataagggtgtttggttcataggTTTACACATAATGAAtggaaatcaaaatcatagttatcGTTGGGTGGTTTTAAGGGTGGGTTTACACACCCAGATTTGGCTCGATTGCCTTCTTGCAGGAGAAAGAGACCTTGGTCTTCTTTTTCGTGATCAGTGATCGTTCACCTATCGTTGGTCACTTTTTTACTTGAAATGTCGTTAGAGAGTAGCCGGAACCCTAATGACATGTGATAGCAGGTAATTAACCGGTTTTTAGGCAGACTTCATTAcatcaaaatgaattgttttttttttaatttttttgaatactattgattacctctcacttaggagggccacagctatgccgcttaccacaaggcctttggccatcaaaatgaattgttgaTGAGTGAAATTGCACATTTAGGggttaattgacttttcaactaaagttcgagggtctatttgatcattttcccaATAAGATAAAGATATGCAAATGTTCCTATGTGCAATATTAACATCACTAAATATCTATGTGTCCATCATTAGAAGTACCTATGTAGCACGTAGTGACATTTATATAATGGTTTTCAATTATACCAAATACGATAAGATATacaaatagagttaatacccaatatagtcctcgactatagtggttttactcaatttagtcctaagtgactttttgtactctatttagtcctcgactttaatgattttacccattttagtcctctgtttagaattctgtttgttgggtgttaataacaaggttaacatggtaatttcatttctattttNNNNNNNNNNNNNNNNNNNNNNNNNNNNNNNNNNNNNNNNNNNNNNNNNNNNNNNNNNNNNNNNNNNNNNNNNNNNNNNNNNNNNNNNNNNNNNNNNNNNNNNggggggggggggggggctagGATGAGGCAAATGCAATGCACCCATCATTTAAACACAGAGGGAAACAGCTGAGAAGCTTGCAGATGTAACGCCCAAAGAATAAAGCATCTAATGACGACGGAGGAGGCAGAGATTTTGATGATTCCTCCACACACTCATTTACACGCTTCACCAACCAACGCTCCAAGACAAAACTACTCTCTAAAGGCATCCAATGCCCCTCTCCGCAACTAATTGGCAATAATAATTATGTAATAATCATGAATAGAAGATGGTAATGATATCATAATCCTTGACTTAGGTCACAGTTCGATTTTTGTCCAATATCATCTCAGTCGAGTCCATTGCATGAAGTATTTTTGGAACAGTTTATCTCTTACTGCAAGTTATTACATATGAATGGGGATCTATCCGGTACATACTCTTGAATAGTAATCTCGACTAGTCGGATTTCTCtcttcatataaaaaaaaataagggtgtttggttcataggTTTACACATAATGAAtggaaatcaaaatcatagttatcGTTGGGTGGTTTTAAGGGTGGGTTTACACACCCAGATTTGGCTCGATTGCCTTCTTGCAGGAGAAAGAGACCTTGGTCTTCTTTTTCGTGATCAGTGATCGTTCACCTATCGTTGGTCACTTTTTTACTTGAAATGTCGTTAGAGAGTAGCCGGAACCCTAATGACATGTGATAGCAGGTAATTAACCGGTTTTTAGGCAGACTTCATTAcatcaaaatgaattgttttttttttaatttttttgaatactattgattacctctcacttaggagggccacagctatgccgcttaccacaaggcctttggccatcaaaatgaattgttgaTGAGTGAAATTGCACATTTAGGggttaattgacttttcaactaaagttcgagggtctatttgatcattttcccaATAAGATAAAGATATGCAAATGTTCCTATGTGCAATATTAACATCACTAAATATCTATGTGTCCATCATTAGAAGTACCTATGTAGCACGTAGTGACATTTATATAATGGTTTTCAATTATACCAAATACGATAAGATATacaaatagagttaatacccaatatagtcctcgactatagtggttttactcaatttagtcctaagtgactttttgtactctatttagtcctcgactttaatgattttacccattttagtcctctgtttagaattctgtttgttgggtgttaataacaaggttaacatggtaatttcatttctattttattttttttatcaaattaattattaattatatgttctatatatatttacacaattgCATACTAAAGACAACgtaaattataatactttaggaaaaaaaagaaaaaacagttaGCAAATAATGAGCAATTAGTTAACTTTGGCATATTGAAATTCTGATCACTTTTCAAATGAATTCAAATAGAagcatttttagttattttcaaatgaatCCAAACACAAAGCAATTAGCAAATAATTAGCAAATAGCATTAACAGTaatgaattcaaactcaatcaattagcattatattcttgtagagataaattaggacatataattaataattaatttgataaaaaacaaaatagaaatgaaattaccatgttaaccttgttattaacacccaacaaacagaattcttaacagaggactaaagtgagtaaaaccattaaagtcgaggactaaatagagtacaaaaagtcacttaggactaaactgaataaaaccactatagtcgaggactatattgggtattaactctatacaAATATTACTACGTATGTGTCATATTAACACCACTACATATCTCCGTGTCGATCATTAAAAGTACTTATATAACACGTAATGAGATTTATATACTTTTATAATGATTCCCAATGATACTAAATACGATAAGATATACAAATAGTACTACGTGTAATATTAACACCACTACCTATCGACGTGTCAACCATTAAAAGTATCTATGCAACACGTAGTGAcatttatatacttttataATGACTCCCAATTATACTAAATACGATAAGGTATACAAATAGTACTACGTGTAATATTAACACCACTACCTATAGACGTGTCAACCATTAAAAGTATCTATGCAACACGTAGTGAcatttatatacttttataATGATTCTCAATGATACTAAATAAGACAAGATATACAACTATTGCTACGTGTCATATTAACACCACTACATATCTACGTGCCAACCAATGAAAGTACCCAATATAACACGTAGTggcatttatataattttataat
It includes:
- the LOC116033703 gene encoding 60S ribosomal protein L3 → MSHRKFEHPRHGSLGFLPRKRASRQRGKVKAFPKDDASKPCRLTAFLGYKAGMTHIVREVEKPGSKLHKKETCEAVTIIETPPIVVVGVVGYVKTPRGLRCLNTVWAQHLSEEVRRRFYKNWCKSKKKAFTKYSKKFESEDGKKDIEAQLEKMKKYACVIRVLVHTQIRKMKGLKQKKAHLMEIQVNGGTIAQKVDYAYGFFEKHVPVDAVFQKDEMIDIIGVTKGKGYEGVVTRWGVTRLPRKTHRGLRKVACIGAWHPARVSFTVARAGQNGYHHRTEMNKKIYKLGKAGQESHAALTEFDRTEKDITPMGGFPHYGVVKDDYILIKGCCVGPKKRVVTLRQTLLNQTSRVALEEIKLKFIDTSSKFGHGRFQTTQEKQKVYGRLKA